In a genomic window of Methylobacter sp. YRD-M1:
- a CDS encoding uracil-DNA glycosylase family protein, giving the protein MTENRYSSLEALLTAVRNCRACEQHLPLGPRPVLRAEATARILIVGQAPGTRVHATGIPWNDPSGERLRAWMGIDKDLFYDASHIAIIPMGYCYPGRGKSGDLPPRRECADLWLNQLLAELPRIELTLLVGQYAQRHFLGSRRKPSLTETVRNWQAYAPQYMPLPHPSPRNTLWLKRNPWFEQQLLPVLRARIRALYASEEIEA; this is encoded by the coding sequence GTGACTGAAAATCGATATTCCTCTCTGGAAGCCTTGCTAACAGCCGTGCGCAATTGCCGAGCATGTGAGCAGCATCTGCCGCTTGGCCCCCGACCCGTGCTGCGCGCCGAGGCGACAGCCCGCATTCTCATCGTGGGACAGGCGCCTGGAACACGGGTACATGCAACGGGCATTCCTTGGAACGATCCGAGCGGCGAGCGACTGCGCGCATGGATGGGAATAGACAAGGACCTGTTTTACGATGCCTCGCATATCGCGATCATCCCCATGGGCTATTGTTATCCTGGACGCGGGAAAAGCGGCGATTTGCCGCCGCGCCGTGAATGCGCAGACTTATGGCTGAATCAATTGCTGGCTGAACTGCCCCGGATTGAATTGACACTGCTTGTCGGCCAATACGCACAGCGGCACTTTCTGGGCAGTCGCCGCAAGCCGTCATTAACGGAAACGGTCAGAAATTGGCAAGCCTATGCGCCTCAGTATATGCCCCTGCCTCATCCATCGCCGCGCAATACATTATGGCTCAAGCGCAATCCCTGGTTTGAACAACAGCTTCTGCCCGTCCTGCGCGCGCGGATCAGAGCGCTTTATGCAAGCGAAGAAATTGAGGCATGA
- the dxs gene encoding 1-deoxy-D-xylulose-5-phosphate synthase produces MNTLHQYSLLKDINSPADVRKLSKDQLPALARELREYLTHTVSISGGHFAAGLGTVELTIALHYVFDTPSDQLVWDVGHQAYPHKILTGRKEAMPTIRTKGGVSAFPSRAESEYDAFGVGHSSTSISAALGMAIASNLKGEDKQMVAIIGDGSITGGMAFEAMNHAGSLDANLLVILNDNEMSISPPVGAMNNYLTKILSSRLYASVREESKKVLSRMPSVWELARKTEEHMKGMIVPGTLFEELGFNYIGPIDGHDLEMLVSTLENLKQTSGPRFLHIVTKKGKGYAPAEKDPLAYHGVPAFDPSKDCLPKSAPSPYPSYTEVFGQWLCDMAGQDERLLGITPAMREGSGLVKFSECYPKRYFDVAIAEQHAVTLAAGQACQGAKPVVAIYSTFLQRAYDQLIHDVALQNLDVLFALDRAGLVGPDGPTHAGSFDHSFLRCIPNMVVMAPADENECRQMLTTGYHYEGPAAVRYPRGKGPGVTVQPDLTALPLGRGEIRHQGGRIAILAWGSLVAPALAAGKHLGATVVNMRFVKPIDTDLILELAKSHDVFVTAEENVLAGGAGSAVNDFLQAQKILMPVLNIGLPDQFVEQGTREELLALCGLDVPGLIRRIETFCA; encoded by the coding sequence ATGAATACATTACATCAATATTCCCTGCTTAAAGACATCAACTCGCCTGCTGATGTCCGCAAGCTGAGCAAAGACCAACTGCCGGCCCTGGCCCGGGAGCTGCGCGAGTACCTGACCCACACGGTCAGCATCTCCGGCGGCCACTTCGCGGCCGGGCTCGGCACGGTCGAGCTGACCATCGCCCTGCACTATGTGTTCGACACGCCGTCCGACCAGCTGGTCTGGGACGTCGGCCATCAGGCCTATCCGCACAAGATCCTGACCGGCCGCAAGGAGGCCATGCCCACCATCCGCACCAAGGGCGGCGTCTCGGCCTTCCCCAGCCGCGCCGAGAGCGAGTATGACGCCTTCGGCGTCGGCCACTCCAGCACCTCGATCAGTGCGGCCTTAGGCATGGCCATCGCCTCGAACCTGAAAGGCGAGGACAAACAGATGGTGGCCATCATCGGCGACGGCAGCATCACCGGCGGCATGGCGTTCGAGGCCATGAACCATGCCGGTTCGCTCGATGCCAACCTGCTGGTGATCCTGAACGACAACGAGATGTCGATCTCGCCGCCGGTCGGGGCCATGAACAACTACCTGACCAAGATCCTGTCCAGCCGGCTGTATGCCTCCGTGCGCGAGGAAAGCAAGAAAGTGCTCAGCAGGATGCCCAGCGTCTGGGAACTGGCGCGCAAGACCGAAGAGCACATGAAGGGCATGATCGTGCCCGGCACGCTGTTTGAGGAACTGGGCTTCAACTACATCGGGCCGATCGACGGCCACGACCTGGAGATGCTGGTCTCGACCCTGGAGAACCTCAAGCAGACCTCGGGACCGCGCTTTCTACACATCGTCACCAAGAAAGGCAAAGGCTATGCCCCGGCCGAGAAGGACCCGCTGGCCTATCACGGCGTGCCGGCCTTCGATCCCTCGAAGGACTGCCTGCCCAAGTCGGCCCCCTCGCCCTATCCGAGCTATACTGAAGTGTTCGGCCAGTGGCTGTGCGATATGGCCGGCCAGGACGAGCGCCTGTTGGGCATCACGCCGGCCATGCGCGAGGGCTCGGGGCTGGTCAAGTTTTCCGAATGTTATCCAAAGCGCTACTTCGATGTCGCGATCGCCGAGCAGCATGCGGTCACGCTGGCCGCAGGCCAGGCCTGCCAGGGCGCCAAGCCGGTGGTGGCGATCTATTCGACCTTCCTGCAGCGCGCCTATGACCAGCTGATCCACGATGTCGCCCTGCAGAACCTCGACGTGCTGTTCGCGCTGGACCGTGCCGGCCTGGTCGGCCCGGACGGCCCGACCCATGCCGGCAGCTTCGACCACAGCTTCCTGCGCTGCATCCCGAACATGGTAGTCATGGCGCCAGCCGACGAGAACGAATGCCGGCAGATGCTGACCACGGGCTATCATTACGAAGGCCCGGCCGCCGTGCGCTATCCGCGTGGCAAGGGCCCGGGCGTCACGGTGCAACCGGACCTGACCGCCTTGCCGCTCGGCAGGGGCGAGATCCGCCACCAGGGCGGCCGCATCGCGATCCTGGCCTGGGGCAGCCTGGTGGCGCCGGCGCTGGCAGCCGGCAAGCACCTGGGCGCGACCGTCGTCAACATGCGCTTCGTCAAGCCGATCGATACGGATTTGATTCTGGAACTGGCCAAGAGCCATGACGTGTTCGTGACCGCCGAGGAGAACGTGCTGGCGGGCGGCGCCGGCAGCGCCGTCAATGACTTCCTGCAGGCGCAGAAGATCCTGATGCCGGTGCTCAATATCGGCCTGCCCGACCAGTTCGTCGAGCAAGGCACGCGTGAGGAACTGCTGGCCTTGTGCGGCCTTGATGTCCCAGGACTCATCCGCCGCATCGAAACGTTCTGCGCTTAA
- a CDS encoding NAD-dependent malic enzyme — MSRLSDFFDYKVDENGNTYVEVAARGIILLRLPATNKGTAFTEQERIELGLDGLLPPQVTTLEIQVDRLYANFRRQLDDISKYQFLRAVQERSEVLFYALLERHLEEMAPIVYTPTIGLAVQQFSKIYTTARGLTLSAKNIGRVETILDNYPWHDIRMIVITDASAILGIGDQGMGGLSICVGKLALYTVGGGLCPFQTLPVNLDVGTDRPELLEDPRYLGMHEKRLQGQAYFELVDKFVNAVQKKWPKAIIQWEDFAKNVAFDVLQRYRNQIPCFNDDIQGTGAVALAGLLSACRKKSESLSGQIVVVVGAGAGGVGVASAIQEGMVRDGLSREQARRQMFVMDGRGLVVEGIAADAYKLPVAQFADVYKNWQINGEVPNLMEVVSNAKPSVLIGLSGMPGLFNEPIIRAMAKNSRQPVIFPLSNPTANCEAIPEDIIAWTQGQAIIATGSPFADVEYGEHSYPVGQGNNAFIFPGLGFAAVLGECSRITDAMVLESAYALADYTAEHYLASGQIYPPIADLRKVSIVVATRVLARALEDGSSRRRGLDGIDLEAYVRARFWKAEHLPFTYSPPNK; from the coding sequence ATGTCGCGGCTCAGTGATTTCTTCGATTATAAAGTGGATGAAAACGGCAATACTTACGTGGAAGTAGCCGCCCGTGGCATTATCTTGCTGCGGCTGCCAGCGACCAATAAAGGCACCGCCTTTACCGAGCAGGAACGCATCGAACTCGGCCTTGACGGATTGCTTCCGCCGCAGGTGACCACTCTTGAAATTCAGGTAGACCGGCTATACGCCAATTTTCGAAGACAGCTTGACGATATTTCAAAATATCAGTTCCTTAGAGCCGTGCAGGAACGTTCCGAGGTGCTTTTTTACGCGCTGCTCGAGCGGCACCTGGAAGAGATGGCGCCGATTGTCTATACGCCGACAATCGGTCTGGCGGTTCAGCAATTCAGCAAGATCTATACGACGGCTCGCGGCCTGACCTTGTCCGCCAAAAATATCGGCCGGGTTGAAACCATCCTAGACAATTATCCCTGGCATGATATCCGGATGATTGTCATCACGGATGCATCCGCCATCCTCGGCATCGGCGATCAGGGCATGGGCGGGCTGAGCATCTGCGTCGGAAAACTGGCGCTCTACACTGTAGGGGGCGGACTCTGCCCTTTTCAGACCTTGCCGGTCAATCTGGACGTGGGCACGGACCGACCAGAATTGCTCGAAGATCCCCGCTATCTGGGCATGCACGAAAAACGCCTTCAGGGACAGGCCTACTTTGAGCTGGTGGATAAATTCGTCAACGCCGTACAAAAAAAATGGCCTAAAGCCATCATTCAATGGGAAGACTTCGCCAAAAATGTCGCGTTTGATGTGTTGCAACGATACCGGAACCAAATTCCCTGCTTTAACGATGATATCCAGGGTACGGGCGCTGTTGCGCTCGCGGGGCTGTTGTCGGCTTGCCGTAAAAAAAGCGAATCCCTTTCCGGCCAGATTGTCGTTGTGGTCGGCGCAGGCGCCGGCGGCGTCGGTGTCGCCAGCGCGATTCAGGAGGGCATGGTACGTGACGGCCTGAGCCGCGAGCAGGCGCGCCGGCAGATGTTCGTCATGGATGGGCGTGGGCTGGTTGTCGAGGGGATTGCGGCCGATGCTTATAAACTGCCGGTCGCGCAATTTGCGGATGTTTATAAAAACTGGCAGATAAACGGCGAAGTCCCCAATCTCATGGAAGTCGTAAGCAATGCCAAACCTAGCGTTCTGATCGGGCTTTCGGGCATGCCGGGGTTATTTAATGAACCCATAATCAGAGCCATGGCCAAAAATAGCCGGCAGCCAGTCATCTTCCCTCTATCGAACCCGACAGCCAATTGCGAAGCCATTCCCGAAGATATCATTGCCTGGACACAGGGACAGGCGATAATCGCGACAGGCAGCCCATTTGCTGATGTAGAGTATGGCGAGCACAGCTATCCTGTCGGCCAGGGCAATAATGCCTTTATCTTCCCCGGTCTGGGCTTTGCGGCCGTATTGGGAGAATGCTCCCGGATTACTGATGCCATGGTGCTTGAGTCCGCCTATGCGCTGGCCGATTACACGGCGGAGCATTATCTTGCATCCGGCCAGATTTATCCGCCCATTGCGGATCTGCGAAAAGTCAGCATCGTCGTCGCAACGCGCGTCCTGGCCAGAGCGCTTGAAGATGGCTCATCCAGACGCCGGGGCCTCGATGGAATCGATCTTGAAGCTTATGTGCGCGCCAGATTCTGGAAAGCTGAACACCTGCCGTTCACCTATTCGCCTCCAAATAAATAA
- a CDS encoding DUF488 domain-containing protein, whose amino-acid sequence MQAKKLRHESQAVILTIGHSTRPVETFIDLLKTHSVTHLIDVRTVPRSRHNPQFNQDTFSEALESVGIRYTHAIGLGGFRRTNPESPNQGWRNDSFRGFADYMQTEEFADNLAELIRQANQERIVLMCAEAVPWRCHRSLIADALTVRGIRVEEIVSKTSRQLHLLTPFAKVKGSAITYPPYE is encoded by the coding sequence ATGCAAGCGAAGAAATTGAGGCATGAATCTCAAGCTGTCATATTGACCATAGGGCACTCCACCCGCCCTGTGGAAACATTCATCGACCTGCTCAAGACTCACTCGGTGACTCATCTTATTGACGTGCGCACCGTGCCTCGCTCGCGCCACAATCCGCAATTTAACCAAGACACTTTCTCTGAAGCGCTTGAATCCGTCGGCATTCGCTATACACACGCCATTGGTTTGGGAGGTTTCCGCCGCACGAACCCGGAGTCTCCTAACCAGGGCTGGCGGAACGATTCATTTCGCGGTTTCGCCGACTACATGCAGACCGAGGAATTTGCTGACAATCTGGCTGAGCTTATCAGGCAGGCAAATCAGGAACGCATCGTTTTGATGTGCGCCGAAGCCGTGCCGTGGCGCTGCCACCGCTCGCTGATTGCCGATGCGCTGACGGTACGCGGGATTCGCGTCGAGGAAATCGTCAGTAAAACAAGCCGGCAACTGCATTTGCTGACGCCTTTCGCCAAAGTGAAAGGCAGCGCAATCACCTACCCGCCTTATGAATAG